One genomic segment of Amycolatopsis sp. WQ 127309 includes these proteins:
- a CDS encoding nucleotide exchange factor GrpE has product MDNNTEAAVGIDEALSAIRTELAGLHAQSKFLNEVVDRLHAENEQLRRAGSKATVQPALRELIKLADDWRSRAAAIREGADSARLCADVVEDVTLVLERQGVEAFSADAGAEFDRHEHRAVGTQVTEDETLDGRVAEARRPGYRSDERVVRFAEVVVYKVATGG; this is encoded by the coding sequence GTGGATAACAACACCGAAGCGGCTGTCGGCATCGACGAAGCGCTCAGCGCCATCCGAACCGAACTCGCGGGCTTGCACGCGCAGAGCAAGTTCCTGAACGAGGTTGTCGACCGGCTGCACGCCGAGAACGAGCAACTCAGGCGGGCCGGGTCCAAGGCTACCGTGCAACCCGCCCTGCGCGAGCTGATCAAGCTGGCCGATGACTGGCGGAGCAGAGCGGCCGCGATCCGGGAGGGCGCCGATTCGGCCCGGCTGTGCGCCGACGTCGTCGAAGACGTGACCCTGGTCCTGGAACGGCAGGGGGTCGAAGCGTTCTCGGCTGATGCGGGCGCCGAGTTCGACCGGCACGAACACCGTGCCGTCGGCACCCAGGTGACCGAAGACGAGACCCTCGACGGCCGGGTCGCCGAGGCGCGCAGGCCCGGGTATCGCAGCGATGAGCGCGTGGTGCGGTTCGCCGAGGTCGTGGTGTACAAGGTGGCCACCGGCGGCTAG
- a CDS encoding TIR domain-containing protein, which produces MSSIFMSYRRNPQGTAVAAIADGLQRYFGTEEVFIDNGIVPGDQYPDALESRLQTCTVLIAVIHEGWGDSFKERRHKDWVLHEIRTALERRIHVIPVPIGNASMPEWTELPAEISELAHRQAAPVGPATYTTDLNNLIRQLEKYVAPATAASEDPAPRRKRLWLRLLISTISLFALTPILFFTGGETLWELFARPAAISAVMLALASTLATTLVVALKPLTDRWEKSAGIQGVRKMFALYWIAPALIVLASLSMSIHALTEDDNLNLWKISAFAAFLLIAFWVLSFWFQRTADRDEEWPPPVTTEHAVFRRAAHRLEQRLVDGKKSRKDYTKADRQDAELILSKLDGARKELDHRARASMPAWVKSGYRSEAVAYLSWFASIVALEVVATGVSVFGEPAPRRSLLAAGLTIAIAAIFTMAGLSVNCLLDRRNSRRWSSEIMEWQQKLATMVHEHGATPGRGRG; this is translated from the coding sequence ATGTCCAGCATATTCATGAGCTACCGCCGAAACCCGCAAGGGACAGCCGTCGCCGCCATAGCCGACGGACTGCAGCGCTATTTCGGAACCGAGGAGGTGTTCATCGACAACGGCATAGTTCCCGGCGATCAATACCCGGATGCCCTCGAGAGCAGGCTCCAAACGTGCACGGTGCTCATCGCGGTGATCCACGAGGGCTGGGGAGACTCTTTCAAAGAACGCCGCCACAAGGATTGGGTGCTGCACGAGATCAGGACCGCGCTGGAACGGCGGATCCACGTGATCCCCGTACCCATCGGGAACGCTTCGATGCCGGAGTGGACCGAACTGCCCGCCGAGATCAGCGAGCTGGCGCACCGGCAAGCGGCACCCGTCGGCCCGGCCACCTACACCACCGACCTGAACAATCTCATCCGCCAGCTCGAGAAGTACGTCGCTCCCGCCACCGCGGCGTCCGAGGATCCCGCGCCACGCAGGAAGCGACTCTGGCTGCGCCTCCTGATCAGCACCATCTCACTGTTCGCGCTGACACCGATCCTCTTCTTCACCGGCGGAGAAACCCTCTGGGAACTGTTCGCGCGTCCCGCCGCCATCTCAGCTGTCATGCTGGCCCTGGCTTCAACACTCGCCACCACCCTCGTGGTCGCGCTCAAACCCCTGACCGACCGGTGGGAAAAGAGCGCGGGAATACAAGGCGTGCGGAAGATGTTCGCCTTGTACTGGATAGCGCCCGCGCTCATCGTTCTCGCGAGCCTCTCCATGAGCATTCACGCCCTCACCGAGGACGACAACCTCAACCTGTGGAAGATCTCCGCCTTCGCCGCGTTCCTCCTGATCGCGTTCTGGGTTCTTTCTTTCTGGTTCCAACGCACAGCGGACCGCGACGAAGAATGGCCACCTCCGGTTACGACCGAGCACGCCGTCTTCCGCCGCGCGGCCCACCGGCTGGAGCAGCGGCTGGTCGACGGCAAGAAGTCGCGAAAGGACTACACGAAGGCCGATCGGCAGGACGCGGAGCTGATCCTTTCGAAGCTCGACGGTGCTCGCAAGGAACTGGATCACCGAGCCCGTGCATCGATGCCGGCGTGGGTCAAGAGTGGATACCGGAGCGAGGCGGTCGCCTATCTCAGCTGGTTCGCCAGCATCGTCGCACTGGAGGTCGTGGCGACCGGGGTGAGCGTGTTCGGCGAGCCGGCACCCAGGCGTTCGCTCCTCGCGGCGGGCCTGACGATCGCGATCGCCGCGATCTTCACCATGGCGGGCCTGTCCGTGAACTGCCTGCTGGACAGGCGGAACTCGCGGCGTTGGAGCTCGGAGATCATGGAGTGGCAGCAAAAGCTCGCAACCATGGTTCACGAGCACGGGGCAACGCCGGGGCGGGGGCGCGGATGA
- a CDS encoding toll/interleukin-1 receptor domain-containing protein, translating into MSGKVFVNYRQRDAAGNLLPHALVVEALAEQLSVYFGHEAVYFDTTLRIGEPYPAALRARLLETDVLVVVIHSTWLSDLADRSGRPRDWVRYEIAIALASSTRLVPVVLTGAGMPLPQDLPPDIRELAHAQCVELRFGSLAAGMQSIVAETELVVSPQAPELVVAVEPLPDRSRIGAAIGVFLLSILLGCANIAVRFVPFPEFSAAWNAALFAGLLTFYLVLIVLVSGCKFALRRPIDWLDERLVRTSSRAFVVFGTGVFFLGLCMVALMLVATAGLDAGTLLLVVAIGLVAVVAMAVAWLRNQAHTPDWPRRPALATPFWVRHACVELETRLKSWTAPLTLAQQRDAQLALANIRGAVAAMSTPESARLIVWWRKRSPWVTLTHAALMAAAVVLATVALVLDWVADGPDVLSALCWLGAIVVIVGSFAGAIAFERGGDRGQITTITTTIQERLASLEKQLAVLSRPGLIAAHRLRSNGRT; encoded by the coding sequence ATGAGCGGGAAAGTGTTCGTCAACTACCGGCAGCGGGACGCGGCGGGCAACCTGCTGCCCCACGCGCTGGTGGTCGAGGCGCTCGCGGAGCAGCTATCCGTCTACTTCGGACACGAGGCGGTCTACTTCGACACGACGCTGCGGATCGGTGAGCCCTACCCCGCGGCGCTGCGAGCGCGCCTGCTGGAGACGGATGTGCTGGTGGTGGTCATCCACTCCACCTGGCTTTCGGACCTGGCCGACCGGTCGGGCCGGCCGCGAGACTGGGTGCGCTACGAGATCGCCATCGCGCTCGCGAGCAGTACCCGGCTGGTGCCGGTAGTGCTCACCGGAGCCGGCATGCCGTTGCCTCAGGACCTGCCTCCGGACATCCGCGAACTGGCGCACGCACAGTGCGTCGAACTGCGATTCGGGTCGCTGGCGGCCGGGATGCAGTCCATCGTCGCCGAGACCGAGCTCGTGGTGTCCCCCCAGGCGCCGGAACTGGTGGTGGCGGTCGAGCCATTGCCCGACCGGAGCAGGATCGGCGCGGCCATCGGCGTGTTCCTGCTGTCCATTCTCCTGGGCTGCGCGAACATCGCGGTGCGCTTCGTGCCGTTCCCCGAGTTTTCCGCCGCGTGGAACGCGGCGCTGTTCGCCGGGCTGCTGACGTTCTACCTGGTGCTCATCGTACTCGTCAGCGGGTGCAAGTTCGCCCTCCGCCGCCCGATCGACTGGCTGGACGAGCGGCTCGTCCGGACATCGAGCCGTGCGTTCGTGGTGTTCGGAACGGGCGTGTTCTTCCTGGGCCTGTGCATGGTGGCGCTGATGCTGGTCGCCACCGCCGGGCTCGATGCCGGCACGCTGCTCCTCGTGGTGGCCATCGGCCTGGTCGCCGTGGTGGCCATGGCTGTCGCGTGGCTGCGCAACCAGGCACACACGCCGGACTGGCCCCGGCGTCCCGCCCTAGCCACGCCCTTCTGGGTGCGGCACGCGTGCGTGGAGCTGGAAACCCGGCTCAAGTCGTGGACCGCGCCGCTGACGCTCGCCCAGCAGCGGGACGCCCAGCTGGCCCTCGCCAACATCCGGGGGGCTGTAGCCGCTATGAGCACACCCGAGTCGGCTCGGCTGATCGTATGGTGGCGCAAGCGGAGCCCGTGGGTCACCCTCACCCACGCGGCGCTCATGGCGGCGGCCGTCGTGCTGGCCACCGTCGCGCTGGTGCTCGACTGGGTCGCGGACGGACCGGACGTCCTGAGCGCCCTGTGCTGGCTGGGCGCGATCGTCGTGATCGTCGGCTCCTTCGCCGGGGCGATCGCCTTCGAGCGCGGGGGAGACCGCGGCCAGATCACCACGATCACCACGACGATCCAGGAGCGGCTGGCGTCCTTGGAGAAGCAACTCGCCGTGCTCAGCCGGCCCGGGCTCATCGCCGCACACCGGCTGCGCTCGAACGGAAGAACCTGA
- a CDS encoding protein DA1 has product MPVNGAALLALRGDLSCAGHRESATCAFCEHRVRVRPATWRDLGSGVLRCELCAHDAVDLQRQVAPVLGRVRQSLALRGLTLREPAKVRLVPPHELLEFGRGQGHALGATTIRYRRDEPGKVTDIRIVAGLPVELFYGVAAHEFGHAWLAQRRHGRLRPEIAEGLSEALAYGVLRDLEAPLAAQIRERMRINPDPVYGAGFRLVRDAILRFGLSGVLDSLVRAGELPGRLLA; this is encoded by the coding sequence GTGCCGGTCAACGGCGCGGCGCTGCTCGCCTTGCGTGGAGATCTGAGCTGCGCCGGTCACCGCGAGAGTGCCACATGTGCCTTCTGCGAACACCGTGTGCGAGTCAGACCGGCGACCTGGCGCGACCTCGGGAGTGGCGTGCTCCGTTGTGAACTGTGCGCGCATGATGCCGTCGACCTCCAGCGTCAGGTCGCCCCGGTGCTCGGCCGCGTCCGGCAATCCCTCGCGCTCAGGGGCCTCACGCTGCGGGAGCCCGCCAAGGTCCGGCTGGTGCCACCGCACGAATTGCTCGAGTTCGGCCGCGGACAGGGCCACGCCCTCGGCGCCACCACCATCCGCTACCGGCGAGACGAACCCGGGAAGGTTACCGACATCCGTATTGTCGCGGGCCTTCCCGTCGAGTTGTTCTACGGCGTCGCCGCCCACGAGTTCGGCCACGCTTGGTTGGCACAGCGGCGGCATGGGCGCCTGCGACCGGAAATCGCGGAAGGACTGTCCGAGGCGTTGGCCTACGGCGTTCTGCGTGACCTGGAAGCGCCGCTGGCGGCGCAAATCCGGGAGCGGATGAGGATCAATCCGGATCCCGTCTACGGCGCCGGGTTCCGGCTGGTTCGTGACGCAATTCTCCGGTTCGGGTTGAGCGGTGTTCTCGATTCCTTGGTGCGGGCCGGCGAACTTCCGGGCCGGTTACTTGCGTAG
- a CDS encoding protein phosphatase 2C domain-containing protein → MTHHLDESAAQPAPRFDPVEPVRIGDPGRAAVAVKPKLDSRFPDVPAYIIDADQVRDDRGGASLELRAASIRGLSHRFYGSARQDAYARMLSEDGRYLVACVADGVAAGEYSHLAAEIVTRDGCRNLVEQLSAVTPEKLDWLMMLGKLVSRTVSAAHDIARRNGGDPPGTDPREAGRYLASTALFAVIDLEPGANGEHTAHVVALGDTSAWLLNPGEAVPWTPLQHVKNSDSEVASSTTAAIPVVPAVAPETVVVRFGPGTALVLMTDGVGDALGSGGGEVGAFLARAWATAPTSLNFAAQVDFARRSYDDDRTALALWPVPSP, encoded by the coding sequence GTGACCCACCACCTGGACGAAAGCGCTGCGCAGCCCGCTCCGCGGTTCGATCCGGTCGAACCCGTCCGGATCGGCGACCCGGGCCGGGCCGCCGTGGCCGTGAAACCGAAGCTCGACTCCCGGTTCCCGGACGTGCCCGCCTACATCATCGACGCGGACCAGGTGCGGGACGACCGCGGTGGCGCGAGCCTGGAGCTGCGAGCCGCCAGCATTCGAGGGCTGTCGCACCGCTTCTACGGCTCGGCGCGGCAGGACGCTTACGCCCGGATGTTGAGTGAGGACGGCCGTTACCTCGTCGCTTGTGTCGCCGACGGTGTCGCCGCCGGCGAGTATTCGCACCTCGCTGCGGAGATCGTCACGCGCGACGGCTGCCGGAACCTGGTGGAACAGCTCTCGGCCGTCACTCCGGAGAAGCTCGACTGGCTGATGATGCTGGGGAAACTCGTCTCCCGGACGGTATCGGCCGCCCACGACATCGCTCGCCGGAACGGCGGCGATCCGCCGGGCACCGATCCACGCGAGGCGGGCCGCTACCTGGCCTCCACCGCGTTGTTCGCGGTGATCGACTTGGAGCCCGGCGCGAACGGCGAGCACACCGCCCACGTCGTGGCTCTGGGTGACACGTCGGCTTGGCTGCTCAACCCCGGTGAGGCCGTCCCGTGGACCCCTCTTCAGCACGTCAAGAACTCCGACAGCGAAGTCGCGTCGAGCACGACCGCTGCCATTCCCGTGGTGCCCGCGGTGGCTCCGGAGACCGTCGTCGTCCGTTTCGGGCCTGGAACCGCCTTGGTGCTGATGACCGACGGCGTCGGTGACGCGCTCGGAAGCGGCGGCGGAGAGGTCGGGGCCTTCCTCGCGCGGGCTTGGGCCACTGCGCCCACTTCACTCAACTTCGCGGCACAGGTGGACTTCGCCCGTCGCTCTTACGACGACGACCGCACCGCGTTGGCGCTCTGGCCGGTCCCCAGCCCATGA
- a CDS encoding VWA domain-containing protein, translated as MPDELAKILPFYVVIDVSWSMDGEQLQNANDIMPRLSDALATDPILTDKIRLALVDFAGDAQVRLPLCDLLDPDVVLPGLSCRGSTSYAAAFRLLRKEIEANVTQLKADGFSVHRPAVFFLTDGAPTDTEDEWTSAFRELTEYDRQSNVGFAMYPNVIPFGVKEADPQVLRRLIHPATGTKQSRMYLMDEGNDAAQAIAGMAEIMISSVLSSGTNLAGGDSGLIHPDPADLPSGVAAANADGDFL; from the coding sequence ATGCCCGACGAACTCGCCAAAATCCTGCCGTTCTACGTCGTGATCGATGTTTCGTGGTCGATGGACGGGGAGCAGCTCCAGAACGCCAATGACATCATGCCGAGGCTCTCGGACGCGCTGGCGACCGATCCGATCCTGACCGACAAGATCCGGCTCGCGCTCGTCGACTTCGCCGGTGACGCGCAGGTTCGGCTGCCGCTGTGCGACCTCCTTGACCCCGACGTCGTCCTGCCGGGGTTGTCGTGCCGGGGATCGACGTCCTACGCGGCCGCGTTCCGGTTGCTGCGCAAGGAGATCGAGGCGAACGTGACGCAGTTGAAGGCCGACGGTTTCAGCGTGCACCGGCCGGCGGTGTTCTTCCTGACCGATGGAGCACCCACCGACACCGAAGACGAGTGGACAAGCGCGTTCCGGGAGCTCACCGAGTACGACCGGCAGTCCAACGTCGGCTTCGCGATGTATCCGAACGTGATCCCGTTCGGGGTCAAGGAGGCCGATCCGCAGGTCCTGCGACGGTTGATCCACCCCGCGACGGGGACGAAGCAGAGCCGGATGTACCTGATGGACGAGGGGAACGACGCCGCGCAGGCGATCGCCGGCATGGCCGAGATCATGATTTCGAGCGTCCTCAGCTCCGGGACCAACCTGGCCGGCGGCGACTCCGGCCTGATCCACCCGGATCCCGCGGACCTGCCGAGCGGGGTCGCGGCCGCGAATGCGGACGGGGACTTCCTGTGA
- a CDS encoding Hsp70 family protein, protein MNPYGIDFGTTNSVLAQWNGHEVEVLSIDSPPGEWEQLGFDKVMPSVVGVSQDGRRTTFGWAAKRQQEGKLETVKRLFATEEFVDIGGSRVSVEEAAALLFGHLRSASAGVEVDRAVVTIPANSRGLARYRTKLCAGLAGIDVQALVNEPTAAAMAYAVDARRDQNILVFDWGGGTLDVTVLETIEGVFIERASKGIPRSGGIDLDEAFALAIRNRLPRRPSWSPGQEAQFRLEVERAKILLSSQEETNLRLPDGEYVQVDRVLFEKSIGKLLEEARQPILQCLRDLQIGPGGIDQLVMVGGSSKIPAARKLVSETVGREPATGCDPMTAVAEGAAIASAILLGQLDKDFFVSTEHALGTIVHNDNQRPEFSVLIPRNRQLPARESDNYIPAVQGQRSVLVRVIEGDPAKEVSDPDNVVLKEWSIDVDPDLTQQENAFDISYEYNVDGILHITVTNTRTGRVMLRDDVSFGVTKDKSQLINLATRVRTTIESGGGPAGSATPAPVATATAPAPAPALDSATVHLLERARNKVVPFVGEDEGQRLEALCSDLERSVGAASDECREALERKLRQYAYLF, encoded by the coding sequence GTGAACCCCTACGGCATCGACTTCGGCACGACGAACTCGGTCCTGGCCCAGTGGAACGGCCACGAGGTCGAGGTACTCTCCATCGACTCGCCGCCGGGGGAGTGGGAGCAGCTCGGGTTCGACAAGGTGATGCCCTCGGTGGTCGGCGTGTCCCAGGACGGGCGCCGGACGACGTTCGGCTGGGCCGCGAAGCGACAGCAAGAAGGCAAGCTCGAAACCGTCAAGAGGCTGTTCGCCACGGAGGAGTTCGTCGACATCGGCGGTTCGCGGGTGTCAGTCGAGGAGGCCGCAGCGCTGCTCTTCGGTCACCTGCGCAGCGCCTCGGCCGGGGTCGAGGTCGACCGAGCGGTAGTGACCATCCCGGCCAACAGCCGCGGTTTGGCCCGCTACCGCACGAAGCTCTGTGCCGGGCTCGCCGGCATCGACGTCCAGGCGCTCGTCAACGAGCCCACGGCGGCCGCGATGGCCTATGCCGTCGACGCCCGCCGCGACCAGAACATCCTGGTGTTCGACTGGGGCGGTGGAACTCTTGACGTCACCGTTCTCGAGACGATCGAAGGTGTCTTCATCGAACGGGCGTCAAAGGGAATTCCCCGGTCGGGCGGGATCGATCTGGACGAGGCGTTCGCACTGGCGATCCGCAACCGGCTTCCGCGGCGGCCGTCGTGGTCGCCGGGGCAGGAAGCGCAGTTCCGGCTGGAGGTCGAGCGGGCGAAGATCCTGCTGTCCTCCCAGGAGGAGACGAACCTGCGGCTTCCGGACGGCGAATACGTCCAGGTCGACCGGGTGCTCTTCGAGAAATCGATCGGCAAACTCCTCGAGGAGGCGCGGCAGCCCATCCTGCAGTGCCTGCGCGACCTCCAGATCGGTCCGGGCGGAATCGACCAGCTGGTCATGGTCGGTGGCAGCAGCAAGATCCCGGCCGCGCGCAAGCTGGTGTCGGAAACGGTCGGCCGCGAACCGGCCACCGGCTGCGATCCCATGACCGCGGTGGCGGAGGGGGCAGCCATCGCGTCCGCGATCCTGCTCGGCCAGCTGGACAAGGACTTCTTCGTGTCCACCGAACACGCGCTGGGCACGATCGTGCACAACGACAACCAGCGTCCGGAGTTCAGCGTGCTGATCCCGCGGAACCGGCAGCTGCCGGCGAGGGAGAGCGACAACTACATCCCGGCCGTCCAGGGACAGCGATCCGTGCTGGTCCGGGTCATCGAAGGCGATCCGGCCAAGGAGGTCTCCGATCCGGACAACGTGGTGCTCAAGGAGTGGAGCATCGACGTCGACCCGGATCTGACCCAGCAGGAGAACGCGTTCGACATCAGCTACGAGTACAACGTGGACGGCATCCTGCACATCACCGTCACCAACACCAGGACTGGCCGGGTGATGTTGCGCGACGACGTCTCGTTCGGCGTGACCAAGGACAAGTCGCAGCTGATCAACCTCGCGACCCGGGTCCGGACGACCATCGAGTCGGGTGGCGGACCGGCCGGTTCGGCGACACCGGCGCCTGTGGCGACCGCGACTGCGCCCGCGCCCGCGCCCGCCCTGGACAGCGCGACGGTCCACCTGCTCGAGCGTGCGCGGAACAAGGTGGTGCCGTTCGTCGGCGAGGACGAGGGGCAGCGCCTCGAAGCGTTGTGCTCGGACCTCGAGCGATCGGTCGGCGCGGCTTCCGACGAGTGCCGTGAAGCGCTGGAACGCAAGCTCCGCCAGTACGCCTACCTGTTCTGA
- a CDS encoding zinc ribbon domain-containing protein produces the protein MSFLNGVEVPVLNSRPPVEAPAPADSGCPGCGTRGPASDRFCAACGQPLGRTVSVAAAPREETRPAAGARGDVLLELLERRGELGPQRVAVAVGGEAMCLACGTDATRGQAACAECGAPMPLGVAVDRPAVLGRFHKHGRRLVRAKFALCVGFAGGGARLLKGNGEFDVVALDELSAAEVPLNSEVDLRGLRGPAAALLWWAARPTAPPGVAWSPAALPAHVRSAYAADLGATRLHALDLLRLDRPDLLGEIGLGEPEATWLSVVHAARRSRFEALVDAAARLPAGRYRRVVAVLSACADGIVGVPGAAQRLAGCLVAFSADEPLAAALERKLGIRKAAHGDVMADEWLRAQRHGLPGTVFAMLDGRPDEETAGLLGPAGRLAAAHGGSLAVVGAPEITVASMTVLDDIIERGAVDAEAVRSAQRPVDELTYLVGRTQPEKLTETELETLGHQDELDRRAFARTGEVPAERRETRLGKHFAAVEAFERSRPQDVTIGDVLAEYRSVAEHLVGLLEESAEAPAGLPEPIVADVSVWSYLVRTYGADRLRAVPGLAARHPRFFEWVSLYAAREHLFLAQWQAGADAARECLRVAVDESVRDEAQNLLACALHNLGDHAGAVRELESALEGEHSPALLANIGVVAPHLDTELAARHLARLVREAPTAAMRTAAAVRALAIWRGEGERVWEGEEAGRELPTVLREPLRSIVAEDIPLADFREISLVLSRFDKAWIRRPESLARSPHAKSLEARYARARAEDDLSAVIDFFASIRNWDQGPDWVRPARDQLIDDVRAVMVEDLDGAAVAGSTAFALATRLSGLSPYDRVSLSVLSACTVSYVLLLDDKEISDAIVDMHKSALELLPGLSDEDRSRIEPFVELATRRVAINIQQARVREIGKIVDPYNQAVDILDVVQRGTTAWFTARGVVAETVELCRATRTQLLPWSRAVEHAETRTDILDFLDQVRDLEFKAQRALGG, from the coding sequence GTGTCCTTTCTGAATGGAGTCGAGGTGCCTGTTCTCAATTCGAGGCCGCCGGTCGAGGCCCCGGCACCGGCCGATTCCGGCTGTCCGGGATGCGGAACGCGCGGGCCTGCGAGTGATCGTTTCTGCGCCGCCTGCGGGCAGCCTCTGGGGCGAACCGTGTCTGTCGCCGCAGCCCCGAGGGAGGAGACCCGGCCGGCAGCGGGGGCGCGTGGCGACGTGCTGCTGGAACTGCTCGAGCGCCGTGGTGAGCTCGGGCCGCAGCGGGTCGCCGTGGCCGTCGGCGGGGAGGCGATGTGCCTGGCGTGCGGGACCGACGCGACCAGAGGGCAAGCAGCTTGCGCGGAGTGCGGTGCGCCCATGCCGCTCGGCGTCGCCGTGGACCGGCCGGCTGTCCTCGGCAGGTTCCATAAGCACGGGCGCCGGCTCGTCCGGGCGAAGTTCGCGCTGTGCGTGGGTTTCGCAGGCGGGGGCGCAAGACTGCTCAAGGGGAACGGCGAATTCGACGTCGTCGCCCTCGACGAGCTTTCGGCCGCGGAGGTCCCGCTCAACAGCGAGGTGGACCTGCGCGGGCTGCGCGGTCCGGCGGCAGCTCTGCTCTGGTGGGCAGCTCGGCCCACTGCCCCACCCGGCGTGGCGTGGTCACCTGCGGCTCTGCCGGCTCACGTCCGTTCCGCTTACGCGGCGGATCTCGGCGCGACGAGGTTGCACGCGCTCGACCTGCTCCGCCTCGACCGCCCGGATCTGCTCGGCGAGATCGGTCTCGGCGAGCCCGAGGCGACCTGGCTGAGTGTTGTGCACGCGGCCAGGAGGTCTCGGTTCGAGGCCCTCGTCGATGCCGCGGCGAGACTGCCTGCCGGCCGCTACCGGAGGGTTGTCGCCGTTCTGTCCGCCTGCGCGGACGGAATCGTGGGTGTGCCGGGTGCGGCCCAGCGGCTCGCCGGGTGCCTGGTCGCCTTCTCCGCGGACGAACCGCTCGCCGCCGCGCTGGAAAGGAAACTGGGGATCCGGAAGGCCGCTCACGGCGACGTCATGGCCGACGAGTGGCTCCGCGCGCAGAGACACGGTTTGCCCGGCACCGTTTTCGCGATGCTCGACGGGCGACCCGACGAGGAGACGGCCGGCCTGCTGGGGCCCGCCGGAAGATTGGCTGCGGCCCACGGTGGCTCGCTCGCGGTTGTCGGAGCACCGGAGATCACGGTCGCGTCGATGACCGTTCTCGACGACATCATCGAGCGCGGCGCGGTCGACGCCGAAGCTGTGCGAAGCGCACAAAGGCCGGTTGACGAGCTCACCTACCTCGTCGGACGCACGCAGCCGGAGAAGTTGACGGAAACCGAACTGGAAACACTGGGGCACCAGGACGAACTGGACCGGCGTGCTTTTGCTCGCACCGGCGAGGTCCCCGCAGAACGGCGTGAAACCCGGCTGGGCAAGCACTTCGCCGCGGTCGAGGCATTCGAGCGCAGCCGACCGCAGGACGTCACGATCGGCGACGTCCTCGCGGAGTACCGCTCGGTCGCGGAACACCTGGTCGGCTTGCTCGAGGAGTCCGCCGAAGCTCCGGCCGGACTTCCGGAACCGATCGTGGCGGACGTGTCGGTGTGGAGCTACCTCGTCCGGACCTACGGCGCCGACCGCCTGCGGGCCGTTCCCGGGCTGGCGGCACGCCACCCGAGGTTCTTCGAGTGGGTTTCGCTGTACGCCGCGAGGGAGCACCTGTTCCTCGCCCAGTGGCAGGCCGGAGCGGACGCCGCACGGGAATGTCTTCGCGTCGCCGTCGACGAGTCCGTCCGCGACGAGGCCCAGAACCTGCTCGCCTGCGCCCTGCACAACCTGGGCGACCACGCGGGAGCGGTCCGGGAGCTGGAGAGCGCGCTCGAAGGCGAACATTCGCCGGCGTTGCTGGCCAACATCGGCGTGGTCGCCCCCCACCTGGACACCGAACTCGCCGCGCGGCACCTCGCCCGGTTGGTCCGCGAGGCGCCGACGGCTGCGATGCGGACGGCGGCGGCGGTGCGGGCACTGGCGATCTGGCGGGGCGAGGGCGAGCGTGTCTGGGAGGGTGAAGAAGCCGGTCGTGAGCTGCCGACCGTGCTGCGTGAGCCGTTGCGGTCGATCGTGGCCGAAGACATCCCGCTGGCTGACTTCCGGGAAATCAGCCTGGTCCTGTCGAGATTCGACAAAGCGTGGATCAGGCGGCCGGAGAGCCTCGCGCGGTCCCCTCACGCGAAGAGCCTGGAAGCCCGGTACGCCCGGGCACGAGCCGAAGACGACCTGTCCGCGGTCATCGACTTCTTCGCGTCGATCCGGAACTGGGACCAGGGCCCGGACTGGGTGCGGCCCGCTCGCGACCAGCTGATCGACGACGTGCGCGCCGTCATGGTCGAAGACCTCGACGGAGCGGCCGTCGCCGGGTCCACGGCGTTCGCCCTCGCCACCCGCCTGAGCGGGCTCAGCCCGTACGACCGCGTATCGCTGAGCGTGCTCTCGGCCTGCACCGTCAGCTACGTCCTGCTGCTCGACGACAAGGAGATCTCCGACGCGATCGTCGACATGCACAAGTCCGCGCTCGAGCTGCTCCCGGGACTGAGCGACGAAGACCGATCCCGCATCGAGCCGTTCGTCGAACTCGCCACCCGGCGAGTGGCCATCAACATCCAGCAGGCGCGGGTACGCGAGATCGGGAAGATCGTCGATCCGTACAACCAGGCCGTGGACATCCTGGACGTGGTCCAGCGTGGGACGACGGCCTGGTTCACCGCCCGCGGGGTGGTCGCCGAGACCGTCGAGCTCTGCCGAGCGACTCGCACGCAGCTGCTGCCCTGGTCTCGCGCCGTCGAGCACGCGGAGACCCGGACGGACATCCTCGATTTCCTCGATCAAGTCCGTGACCTCGAATTCAAGGCCCAACGCGCCCTCGGCGGCTGA